A region of Nostoc sp. 'Peltigera membranacea cyanobiont' N6 DNA encodes the following proteins:
- a CDS encoding DUF928 domain-containing protein — translation MSDRTNHVTSTFWGCVQNSNVVTAGGDVQLTLANGAVLSVRQEDWVDFSDLITKVTQRLVGRGFVFEKVADFIQSNPRGYFRVIADAGLGKTAIAAELTKRFDAVACFISASENRTQPERIINILSTQLIARYALPYDSLPVRAGETSDWFYQRLREAASKPENRPVVVIIDAIDEADAPAPTRNWLHLPRDLPPGVYIILTHRPGDYLLTTVPNLPSSEQVISWDDPKQQSDIEMHLRRQAEQAEIRQLLEKTTSSISVNEFVSELQKSSQGNFMYLEYVLADILAGNSGFNPLNLQALPQGLRGYYAQFWSGMEAVRYKEGWQDWNSLYCPVIELLGVALESVSVQWLADQIRRDANEIRVRALQSWQRFLSQNQRESIETWRLVHQSFANFLEEKVDLTASHRRVVEYYLTQREPQKKHGGYADRHLSTHLTLANLWDEFANRIDSHHWLKPDSLEAIIDRIAKGINTESDFAALRRQLTASSKQQAIQLGKYNVNIAEGQDIHIGDRIYNQWDEQAIQALVQAIQSSAEVQEIQIGDRIYQGVNAIAIGDLFREALNLVVKPIRFILSKLSISELLEFLQGRRPGNRQGGGSRDFGLEKAQDKYLTALVPQVNLGTEETPFVIGLTVSERPTFWFYVPYQPIPPRNVRFVLFDEEEDDVYEATFQFNNTPGIVSISLPETVTPLEIGQNYRWIFSFISNPRNRSADDVVTGWVKRILKDPDLKSQLESVTTQRESILLYAANGLWYDAISALAQLRCSQPQDETIQTDWYNLLQSVDLGDIASEPIVS, via the coding sequence ATGAGCGATCGCACAAATCATGTCACCTCTACTTTCTGGGGTTGTGTACAAAACAGCAATGTTGTTACTGCTGGCGGTGATGTCCAACTCACGCTAGCAAATGGGGCTGTACTTTCCGTCCGACAAGAAGACTGGGTTGATTTTTCTGACCTAATTACGAAGGTAACTCAAAGATTGGTTGGTCGAGGCTTCGTCTTTGAGAAGGTAGCTGATTTCATTCAAAGCAACCCCCGTGGCTATTTTCGCGTAATTGCCGATGCTGGTTTGGGTAAAACAGCGATCGCTGCTGAATTAACCAAACGCTTCGATGCAGTAGCTTGTTTTATTAGCGCCAGTGAAAACCGTACTCAGCCAGAACGAATAATCAACATCCTCAGCACTCAGTTAATTGCTCGCTACGCCCTCCCCTACGATTCTTTACCAGTGCGAGCAGGCGAAACCTCTGATTGGTTTTATCAAAGGCTAAGAGAAGCCGCTAGTAAACCAGAGAATCGACCTGTTGTCGTCATTATCGATGCTATTGATGAAGCCGATGCACCAGCACCTACTCGCAACTGGCTTCACTTACCACGCGATTTGCCGCCGGGAGTCTACATTATTCTCACCCACCGCCCTGGTGATTATCTTTTAACAACGGTACCAAACTTGCCTTCTTCAGAACAAGTGATTTCCTGGGACGATCCAAAACAGCAGTCTGACATTGAAATGCATTTGCGTCGCCAAGCAGAGCAAGCTGAGATTCGTCAGCTATTGGAGAAGACCACATCATCAATTTCCGTAAATGAGTTTGTTTCTGAGTTGCAAAAATCCAGCCAGGGTAATTTTATGTACTTAGAATATGTGCTGGCTGATATTCTAGCTGGAAACTCAGGCTTCAATCCTTTAAATTTGCAAGCACTACCCCAAGGACTCAGGGGGTATTATGCTCAGTTCTGGTCAGGCATGGAAGCTGTGCGGTACAAAGAAGGTTGGCAAGACTGGAATAGCTTGTATTGCCCAGTTATTGAACTACTTGGTGTTGCACTTGAATCAGTGAGCGTGCAATGGCTTGCTGACCAGATTCGCCGTGATGCTAATGAAATTCGCGTCAGAGCATTGCAGTCGTGGCAAAGATTTCTCAGCCAAAACCAGCGCGAAAGTATAGAAACTTGGCGGTTAGTTCACCAGTCCTTTGCTAACTTCCTTGAAGAAAAAGTGGATTTAACCGCAAGCCATCGGCGTGTAGTTGAATACTACCTGACACAGAGGGAACCCCAGAAAAAGCATGGTGGCTATGCTGACCGTCATCTCAGCACTCACCTAACCCTAGCTAATTTGTGGGATGAATTTGCCAATCGGATTGATTCACATCATTGGCTCAAACCCGATAGTCTAGAAGCTATTATCGATCGCATTGCTAAAGGCATCAACACAGAAAGTGACTTTGCAGCATTACGTCGTCAACTAACAGCTAGTAGCAAGCAGCAAGCGATTCAGCTTGGTAAATATAACGTAAATATCGCAGAAGGGCAAGATATTCATATTGGCGATCGCATTTATAATCAGTGGGATGAGCAAGCAATCCAAGCTCTCGTTCAAGCGATTCAGTCTAGTGCAGAAGTGCAAGAGATTCAGATTGGCGATCGCATTTACCAAGGAGTAAATGCGATCGCTATCGGAGACCTATTTCGGGAGGCTCTCAACTTAGTGGTGAAACCGATTCGCTTCATCCTATCAAAATTGTCAATCTCAGAACTACTAGAATTCTTACAAGGTAGAAGACCAGGTAATCGGCAGGGAGGAGGTAGCCGGGATTTTGGTTTGGAAAAAGCACAAGACAAGTATCTTACGGCTTTGGTGCCTCAAGTGAATTTGGGTACAGAAGAAACGCCGTTTGTCATAGGGTTAACAGTCAGCGAACGTCCCACATTTTGGTTTTATGTTCCCTATCAACCCATCCCACCACGAAATGTCAGGTTTGTGCTATTTGATGAAGAGGAAGATGATGTTTACGAAGCAACTTTCCAATTTAACAATACGCCAGGAATTGTGAGCATTAGTCTTCCAGAAACAGTGACACCACTGGAAATTGGTCAGAACTACCGTTGGATCTTTTCTTTCATTTCCAATCCCCGAAACCGTTCTGCTGATGATGTTGTTACAGGGTGGGTAAAGCGAATACTGAAAGACCCTGATTTAAAAAGTCAGTTAGAGTCAGTAACAACACAACGAGAGTCTATATTGCTCTATGCCGCTAACGGTCTATGGTACGATGCCATTAGCGCTTTAGCACAACTCCGTTGCTCCCAACCACAGGATGAGACAATTCAAACTGACTGGTATAATTTGTTGCAGTCTGTTGATTTGGGAGACATAGCATCAGAACCCATTGTTAGCTGA